The Shewanella algae DNA segment AAAGTGGTGCCGACTACTGCGTAGAAAGGCTTCCCAGAAGCCAACTTGACATACTTTACCCAGATCTTTTCCAACAAGCTACCGGGAGCGGAATTTCCGCGGACAACTTCAACAAAATGACTCTCCTCCGGATTCCGGGGGGCTTGGCGTCCCTCCGCCAGAGCCTGCATGGCAACGCCATGTTTTTCGAGTAATTCTGCTTCGTTGTAAGTAAAATCCCCGCTGCGGCGAAAGCCCTTGGGGAAGTTCTTGTCGTCATAGAAACGGCGTTCGCTGACGAAACTCTCATTGGCGGCTTGTTGCACAGATGCACTCTGCAGTGCCGATGGTGAAGGAGTCGTGGTCAACATGGCGATATTCCTTACAAAAATGGTTCTTGAGGAGATTTGCAAGCAGAGTATTGGCTAGTATGATTGATTTATAAATCAAAAAAATTTGTCTATGACGATAAAGAATTTTTTATGGACACGGATTTACTCAAGACATTTCTGGAAGTTTCCCATACCCGCCATTTTGGGAAGGCCGCTGAAAACCTCTATCTGACCCGCAGTGCCGTATCTTTCAGGGTTAAGCAGCTGGAGAGCATTCTCGGGGTCGAGCTGTTTGAACGGCAGCGAAACAACATACAACCGACCCCGGCCGGGGTGCGGATGCTGGCGCATGCCGAAGCGGTACTGACCGCCTGGGAGCGGGCCAAACAGGATATCTCCCTGAGTGAACACCAATCGGTGCAATTGGTTATCGGCGCGGCGCCCAATATCTGGGACGCTTATCTGCAGGGATATATGCAAGGTTTACATCAGGGGCTTGCCGGAGTGGCGCTGCGCACCGAAATTCTGGCACCGGCGGCCATGACCAAACAGTTGATGGACCGGACGCTGGATCTGGCCATTGCTTTTGACCCCCCTAAGCTGGAAGAGTTTGAGTTGTTGCAGATAGGAGAGGTGTCGCTGCATCTGGTGAGCACAGAGGCGGCTTCCTCCGTCGATGAACTAACGGACAGGCATTACATCAAGGTCGATTGGGGCACGGCATTCAATATCCAACATGCCAGAGACTATGCCGAGTTACCCATTCCTGTGCTGCATACCGGCTCGGCTCGTATTGCGCTGGACTTTCTGCTCAATAATGGTGGCAGTGCATTTTTGCCGCAAAACATGATTGAACCTTATCTGGCGAAAGGGGAGCTGTTTGTGATTGATGATAAGACACCGCTCAGGCGCAATGTTTACGTAGCCTACTTACCGGGCAACGACCGATTGGAGCAGATACTGCAAGCGGTCAACTACCTCAGAAGTCAGTTCTAAATTTGGCCGGGCATTGAGCGTTTTGCCTTGATGCCCGGTTGCCTTACTACTGAAGCATTCAAAATACCAAAGCGTGCATTCAACATACCAAAGCGCTTTAGAACACCAAAGGCCAGATAACCACGGCCCAGGTCAGGCCGCATAAACACAGGCTGATAAAGACTGCCGCCGAGGCAATATCTTTGGCCTGGCCGCTCAAGGGGTGAATTTCATCGCCCACTCTGTCGACCACCGCTTCAATGGCCGAATTCAACAGCTCGGTAATAATGACGATAAATACCGTCGCTATCAGCAGTAATTTTTCTGTCTTGGCCACATCCAGATATAACGCCAGCGGGATCATTAACAATGCCAGTACGGCTTCCTGGCGAAAGGCGGCTTCATGTTTCCAGGCTGAGCATAAGCCCTTGATGGAAAAGCCGGTGGCGCGGAAAATGCGTTTCAGTCCGTGATTGTTGGCGGGTTTCATATTCTCTCAATTCTTGATCTGTGGCTATGGCCGGTTGCTGTATAAAGACCCGCTGAACCGTGAAAGGTTCCTGGGCTAATGGGGTTGCAACTTGTCGCTTCCTTTATTGACCTCGCGTTGGTCACTAGTGACTAATTTGACTATTAGTGCAGTGGCGCTGAGGTTTCCAAGGTGCGGCGGCATTATAGCAGCTCATCTTGCCGCTGATATAACAGTTACTGCACCTACCACGGGTGTTTGGCCGTTATTATGCCAAGGCGGAAGGTTTGGCAAAGGGGGAGGACCGTTTCAATAATCGTTACACTAGTTGTCACCATAACCGCCACGACTTTCTATACTCTTTGTAGTTTTGATCTTTGTAGTTTTGGTCTCTGCTATAGGATGTAGCAGGCAATTGGTCGATAGCCAGGGAGGGCTTATGCAATATCCGCAATCTTTACCGACAACAGCATATCTTAAGCGTTTTCCGGCCATGCTGTTACTGCTGCAAACTTTTCTGCTCTCGTTTCCGGCCGCCGAACGAGAATTACCGGCCCCGGAGCTGGCCGGTCGTTGGCAACAACAGAAGGCCGAAATCAAGGATTTTCTTGTCAGTGAAAAACTCGATGGTGTTCGCGCCAGATGGGACGGCAGGCGTTTGCTGAGCCGCTCGGGCAGAGTGATTCCTGCACCAATTTGGTTTGTGAAGGACTTTCCTGCCGTGGCACTCGAAGGAGAGCTTTGGGGCGGCTATCACAGCTTTGATACTGCATCGCTGCTGGCCAGAGGTTTAGGCGAAGCAGACTCCTGGCGCCAGCTGGGTTTTTATCTGTTCGATGCCCCCGGGCTGAAAATGGCTTTTGCCGAACGTTATCAGGCGTTCAAGCAGTATCACCAACTGACCCCTTATCTCTATGTCATCGAGCAGCGGCGTCTCAACAGCACGCAAGAGTTACATCTGTGGTTACAACAGGTGGTGGCCAAAGGGGGCGAAGGCCTGATGGCGCACCGCATCGATGCCATGTATCTGGCGGGGCGCAGTGATGCCTTGTTAAAACTCAAACCTGTGGAAGATGCCGAGGCGCGAGTACTGGCGATACTTCCGGGAAAGGGCAAGTATCAAGGCATGATGGGCGCCTTGCTGGTGGAAACCGAGGCTGGGGTAAGCTTTCGTCTGGGAACAGGTTTCACCGATGCCGAGAGGGCTTCACCGCCACTTCCCGGAACCTGGGTGACCTTTGCTTTCTCCGGGCTGACCTCGGGCGGCAAGCCTAGGTTTGCCCGCTTCCTTAGGGTAAGATCCGACTATCGACTCAGTTTCCCGGCAGAGGCTATTGAGGCAAAAGTCTCTGCCGCCGACCCGGCTGCGGAACGCAATCCTGCCGAGTCAGCCAATGAGGAACCTTAAGGTGGAATTTCAAAGCGTACCAAGTGTCAGCGAGGGCGAAATCAACCGTATCTTGATGGTTTGTATGGGCAATATCTGCCGCTCACCAAGCGCTGAAGCTGTGGCCCGGGCCAAGGCTCAGGCCATGGGACTGACACTGGAGTTGGATTCTGCCGGTACCATAGGCTATCACGCTGGGGAGTCACCGGACAGGCGCGCCCGCGCCGCAGGTGAGCGGCGCGGGCTGGACTTTTCAGGGATCAAAGCCAGGCAGGTGTGTACGCGGGACTTTGCCCATTTCGATCTTATTCTGGCGGCCGATCGTGAGAATCTTCAGGCCCTACATGAGGCTTGTCCCCAGATTTACAAACACAAGCTGGCCTTGATGCTGGACTTTGCCGATACTCCCATCAGGGAAGTCCCGGATCCTTACTATGGTGGCGACAGCGGATTTGAACAGGTTTTGGATCTGTTGGAGTTGAGTATTGCCGGGCTGTTTGCCAGGATCCAGGCCGCCAGGCCCAGGAGTATCCCGCCGGCGCGGTGAGCGGTTCTGCAAAGGACTTAAGTCATAAAGCTTATGCGGGATTTAGTTGGATAATTGGTTGGATAAGTGACATACAAAAACAGACCACAATGGCGGCCTGTTTTCGCTAAGTTTGCTTCTTGAGGGAAACTTAACCCTGATGGCGTTTGCCGGAGCGCTTCAGCCTGTCGGCTTCTTTCTTTGCCTGCTTCAGGGCCTCTTTCTCCGCCAGCAGCTTGGCCACTTCGACCTCTTCTGCCTGGGCCATTTCCGGCGTTTCCAGGGACAGCTGGCCGATTTTCCCTGAGCGGAACTCATGTAACAGCAGTTCCGAGGCCTTGTGTAAATCGATATGACCGCCGCTTCTGAGGGCGCCGCGCCTGCGGCCTATCTCTTCGAGCAGTTCGATGTCGGTGGCGGGCAGGGAGGTCAGCTTATAACGCTCCATCATCGCCTCCGGGTAGGCATGCAGGAAGTAAGCTGCGGCAAACAGGGCCACATCCTCATACTCCATGGCGGTATCCTTGATGGCACCTGTGACCGCCAGGCGATAACCCGAGGCTTCATTGTCCACTTTGGGCCAAAGGATCCCCGGCGTGTCGGACAGCACTATGCCGTTTTTAAGGTTGATCCTTTGTTGCGCCTTGGTCACCGCAGGTTCATTACCTGTCTTGGCAATCACCCGGCCGGCCAGGGTGTTGATGATGGTGGACTTGCCCACATTGGGGATGCCCATGATCATGGTGCGAATATCCTTGAGCGCACCTTCGCTCACGGGAACCAGTTTGCGGCACAGCTCGGGGATCTTTCTGACCATGGCAGGTTGCAGGGTAGTGATGGCTTGTGCCCGCACTCCTTGTTCCTGCTCCAGGTACTCAATCCAGCGATTGGTTATCTCGGGATCGGCCAGATCAGACTTATTCAGCAACTTGATACAAGGCTTGTCCTGGCGCAGCTTGGCCACCATGGGGTTTTCACTGCTGTAGGGTATTCGGGCGTCCAGCACTTCGATCACCAGATCTATCTGAGGCATCACCTCTTCTATCTCTTTGCGGGCCTTGTGCATGTGTCCCGGATACCATTGAATCGCCATCTATTTCTTATCCTGCTGAAAACTGAAAAAAGAGCGCTATTGTAACATTCCGAACTGAAAAAAGCGCCCGCAGGCGCTAGATAACCCCAAGTTCGCGCAGGCGCTCCATCAGGTAGCTGTCGGCGGTATAGCGCTCTGACAGCACAACGTCGGGGCGAGGGTGCAGGAACAGCGGCAGTGAGATCCGCGACTTGCTCATATCGGCACCTTCCGGGTTGATCACC contains these protein-coding regions:
- a CDS encoding DUF413 domain-containing protein → MLTTTPSPSALQSASVQQAANESFVSERRFYDDKNFPKGFRRSGDFTYNEAELLEKHGVAMQALAEGRQAPRNPEESHFVEVVRGNSAPGSLLEKIWVKYVKLASGKPFYAVVGTTLVKKADAEYIDDMIDDDVQDEPELEDDQ
- the hdfR gene encoding HTH-type transcriptional regulator HdfR codes for the protein MDTDLLKTFLEVSHTRHFGKAAENLYLTRSAVSFRVKQLESILGVELFERQRNNIQPTPAGVRMLAHAEAVLTAWERAKQDISLSEHQSVQLVIGAAPNIWDAYLQGYMQGLHQGLAGVALRTEILAPAAMTKQLMDRTLDLAIAFDPPKLEEFELLQIGEVSLHLVSTEAASSVDELTDRHYIKVDWGTAFNIQHARDYAELPIPVLHTGSARIALDFLLNNGGSAFLPQNMIEPYLAKGELFVIDDKTPLRRNVYVAYLPGNDRLEQILQAVNYLRSQF
- a CDS encoding diacylglycerol kinase — its product is MKPANNHGLKRIFRATGFSIKGLCSAWKHEAAFRQEAVLALLMIPLALYLDVAKTEKLLLIATVFIVIITELLNSAIEAVVDRVGDEIHPLSGQAKDIASAAVFISLCLCGLTWAVVIWPLVF
- a CDS encoding DNA ligase, whose product is MQYPQSLPTTAYLKRFPAMLLLLQTFLLSFPAAERELPAPELAGRWQQQKAEIKDFLVSEKLDGVRARWDGRRLLSRSGRVIPAPIWFVKDFPAVALEGELWGGYHSFDTASLLARGLGEADSWRQLGFYLFDAPGLKMAFAERYQAFKQYHQLTPYLYVIEQRRLNSTQELHLWLQQVVAKGGEGLMAHRIDAMYLAGRSDALLKLKPVEDAEARVLAILPGKGKYQGMMGALLVETEAGVSFRLGTGFTDAERASPPLPGTWVTFAFSGLTSGGKPRFARFLRVRSDYRLSFPAEAIEAKVSAADPAAERNPAESANEEP
- a CDS encoding low molecular weight protein-tyrosine-phosphatase translates to MVCMGNICRSPSAEAVARAKAQAMGLTLELDSAGTIGYHAGESPDRRARAAGERRGLDFSGIKARQVCTRDFAHFDLILAADRENLQALHEACPQIYKHKLALMLDFADTPIREVPDPYYGGDSGFEQVLDLLELSIAGLFARIQAARPRSIPPAR
- the ylqF gene encoding ribosome biogenesis GTPase YlqF, which translates into the protein MAIQWYPGHMHKARKEIEEVMPQIDLVIEVLDARIPYSSENPMVAKLRQDKPCIKLLNKSDLADPEITNRWIEYLEQEQGVRAQAITTLQPAMVRKIPELCRKLVPVSEGALKDIRTMIMGIPNVGKSTIINTLAGRVIAKTGNEPAVTKAQQRINLKNGIVLSDTPGILWPKVDNEASGYRLAVTGAIKDTAMEYEDVALFAAAYFLHAYPEAMMERYKLTSLPATDIELLEEIGRRRGALRSGGHIDLHKASELLLHEFRSGKIGQLSLETPEMAQAEEVEVAKLLAEKEALKQAKKEADRLKRSGKRHQG